A region from the Lolium perenne isolate Kyuss_39 chromosome 4, Kyuss_2.0, whole genome shotgun sequence genome encodes:
- the LOC127297138 gene encoding uncharacterized protein, whose product MLHERRGLSELCGDAPMLARGEKNDVFLPHFVSTTSTYETRSPSFFLGALFHNVGGRMHFVYISGALAGLLTNDLEVFCSQYLHDRERNWLFLIPKCAIVDPRSLSWLVFTVFCSCVAHHRNQRAVAQAIRGWASVGRCSRLDMR is encoded by the exons ATGTTGCACGAGAGAAGAG GCCTATCTGAATTATGTGGGGATGCTCCTATGCTTGCCAGGGGTGAAAAGAATGATGTGTTTCTGCCTCATTTTGTCAGCACGACCTCTACGTACGAGACAAG ATCTCCGAGTTTCTTCTTGGGTGCCCTTTTCCACAATGTTGGAGGGAGAATGCATTTTGTTTATATTTCAG GAGCGTTGGCAGGGTTGCTCACCAATGATCTGGAAGTGTTTTGTTCTCAGTACTTGCATGATAGAGAAAGGAACTGGTTATTCCTAATTCCTAAATGTGCAATTGTAGATCCAAG GTCCCTGAGTTGGTTAGTGTTTACAGTATTTTGCTCATGCGTGGCCCATCATAGGAATCAGCGAGCGGTGGCTCAAGCGATACGGGGCTGGGCGAGCGTCGGACGGTGCAGCAGACTGGACATGCGGTAG
- the LOC127348047 gene encoding uncharacterized protein — translation MTGSIPTLPSSPALGERDDVDGLETWEDPIPRRLQFTVQDLCDAFVAALREKQALPFLCRAGTHGKEMLHGDAYFSRSAASKAQFSKRPKQPPREERAKRIEERQRNILLTALKKYAKQNNIQPSELEFMEVKEMSLVIECPREYVHYNFLVKRGFSDGEPTMFFAEVKPNCKGEGDVYHCTPLEETDSGHCFACNHGAKDLMHPNAGGYLGGHKEKGSFHMELVLDSDDDVCYL, via the exons ATGACTGGGTCGATCCCGACATTACCATCCTCACCGGCTCTCGGCGAGCGTGACGATGTCGACGGATTGGAGACCTGGGAGGATCCCATCCCTCGACGATTACAGTTTACTGTTCAGGACCTCTGCGATGCTTTTGTTGCTGCACTACGGGAAAAACAGGCTTTGCC atttctttgccgtgcggggacACACGGCAAAGAAATGCTGCACGGCGACGCATATTTTTCCCGTAGTGCTGCCTCCAAAGCACAGTTCAGTAAAAGGCCCAAGCAGCCGCCCCGTGAGGAGCGGGCCAAGCGGATAGAGGAGCGTCAACGCAATATCTTGCTCACAGCGCTCAAaaagtacgccaagcaaaataatATACAG CCTAGCGAACTAGAGTTTATGGAAGTGAAAGAGATGAGCCTTGTTATTGAATGCCCGAGAGAGTATGTTCACTACAACTTCCTAGTGAAAAGAGGCTTCTCGGATGGTGAACCCACTATGTTCTTTGCTGAGGTGAAACCTAATTGCAAGGGAGAGGGGGATGTTTATCACTGCACCCCTTTGGAAGAGACTGACTCTG GTCATTGTTTTGCTTGCAATCATGGAGCGAAGGACCTTATGCATCCCAATGCTGGTGGCTACTTGGGCGGGCACAAGGAGAAGGGTTCCTTCCACATGGAGTTGGTCCTGGATagtgatgatgatgtttgttatcTTTAA